A genomic window from bacterium includes:
- a CDS encoding SGNH/GDSL hydrolase family protein: MKSKIVLIVFSVILSLLVCEVIVHYAFPVNEAMNKIYIADSVYATRTAPYLDFTYSDLDGRSLTIATNGYGHRWGEYDTASWRDTSVKKILLLGDSYTFGVAVNQHATFAYLVDSILNADKHIKSQYSIINAGVGGWCTKQELLYGIRHLNVFNPDIVVITFCPNDPIGDMVFENGFKHNTTTVAPDFWGKEFL, from the coding sequence ATGAAGTCTAAAATCGTGCTCATCGTGTTCAGTGTTATTTTGTCTTTGCTTGTATGTGAAGTGATCGTACACTATGCATTCCCCGTCAACGAGGCGATGAATAAAATTTATATTGCCGACAGCGTGTATGCGACACGTACCGCGCCCTATCTTGATTTTACCTATTCCGATCTTGATGGAAGATCATTGACAATCGCAACCAATGGATATGGTCATCGTTGGGGGGAATACGATACGGCATCATGGCGGGATACCTCCGTAAAAAAGATATTATTGCTGGGAGATTCGTATACGTTTGGCGTGGCGGTCAATCAGCATGCGACGTTTGCATATCTCGTGGACTCTATATTGAATGCCGACAAGCACATCAAATCTCAGTATTCCATAATCAATGCGGGTGTCGGCGGCTGGTGTACCAAACAGGAGTTGTTATATGGAATCCGCCATCTGAACGTTTTTAACCCGGATATCGTCGTAATCACTTTTTGTCCAAACGATCCGATCGGTGATATGGTATTTGAAAACGGATTTAAACATAATACTACAACCGTGGCTCCTGATTTTTGGGGTAAAGAATTTTTATGA